The DNA window GAAAACTATTTTCAAAAAAAATACTGAAATTATTTTTCATACTCAAAAATCTTGTTTTCTTCATCATGTTAAATATCAAAATCGGGTGCAAATTTAAAACAAATCATTTTAACCAAAAAACATTTTTACAAATAAATTTTAAAAAAGTTAAAAAAAAACTAATCTTTGCTCCAAAATTAAATTAGTGAATATGAAACAGGTTTTAGGAATGGGTAATGCCCTTGTAGATATAATGACAAAAATTGAAAGTGATGATGTGCTTGACAAATTCTCTCTTCCAAAAGGAAGTATGCAACTAGTTGACTTAGAAAACAGAAACACTGTTTTAGAAGGAACATCTAACTTTGAAAGGCAACAATCATCAGGTGGTTCTGCATCAAATACAATTCACGGTTTAGCAAAATTAGGAATTAAAACATCATATATTGGTAAAATTGGAAATGATAGTTTTGGTGAGTTTTTTCATCAGGATATTTTGAATAGCGGTATTGAACCTAGGTTGTTAAAAGGAGATGCAGAAACAGGATTGGCAATTGCTCTTGTTAGTCCCGATTCGGAAAGAACATTTGCAACATTTCTTGGAGCTGCAATTGAGTTATCTCACAATGACCTTTATTCATCATTGTTTTCTGGAAATGATTATTTTCATATTGAAGGGTATTTAGTACAAAATCATGAGCTATTAAAAAAAGCTGTGCAGCTTGCTAAAGAAAATGGGTTAAAAATTTCTCTTGACCTAGCAAGCTATAATGTGGTTGAAGACAACCTTGAGTTTTTGAAAGAAATTATTAGTAATTATGTAGATATTGTTTTTGCTAATGAAGAAGAAGCAAAAGCATTCACAGGATTTGAACCTGAAGAGGCATTAAATGAAATTTCAAAAGTTTGTGAAATTGCAATTGTAAAAATCGGAAAAAATGGCTCATTGATTAAAAAAGGAAATGAAAAGCATAAAGTTGGAATTATTGATGTAAACCCAATAGATACAACAGGTGCCGGAGATCTTTATGCCTCAGGATTTCTTTATGGACTTATTAAAAAGTTTCCATTAGACAAATGCGGACATATAGGTTCAATATTATCAGGAAGAGTTATTGAAGTTATAGGAGCAAAATTGGATAACAATATTTGGACGGAGATAAAAAAGGAATTGGATACTTTTTAATTTTTTANNNNNNNNNNNNNNNNNNNNNNNNNNNNNNNNNNNNNNNNNNNNNNNNNNNNNNNNNNNNNNNNNNNNNNNNNNNNNNNNNNNNNNNNNNNNNNNNNNNNAACTCAGAATTAAAAGCCAAAATTTAGTCCCAGAATAAAAGTATTTGTTTTTCCCTGAAAAATAGGCATTGTATATTTATCCAAAGTTTGCTGGTCTTTTGCAGAAATATTTGAAGAAACAAATTCGGCATGAACAAAAGCATCATGGAATAATTCATATTCCGCACTTAACGAATAAGCTTGTCGCTCCCAGTCAACAGAAGTTAAAAATACTTTACCTGCACATGGATTATCAGGGTCATTACGAATGTCTTCATAATCAGGTCCTTTTTGTGCATACAAATAATCCAATTTTAATCGCAACTTACTTAATGGCTTATAAGTCAATGCTAAATATATTTCTTGTGAATTATCACGTAAGTAATGACCTAAATTATACTGATTTGTTTCAAAAGTAGAAGTAGGATAATAATGCTTATAAACCATTGGGTTTGTTCTTGTATATTCTGTGGTAAATGAAACATTTTGAAGCGGGAAATTACTCAACCTAAAACCCGATTTAAAACCAATCCAGTTTGACTGCTTATCTTTATCCCACATATTACCAAAACTCATTTCATCAATAAATAAAGTTGAATAAATATGTAGATTCTTTATATTTCTTGAACTTAAATCAAAAAATATTTGTGCATTATTTTCATTAGTTGCAGCAATTGTATGCTCAACGGATTTAAATAAAATAAAAGGAATTAAATAAGCAGGCTGAACATTTGAATTAGAATAAACCATTGAATTTCCAACAGAAGCGGTAAAATATTTGAACACATTAAAAGAATACATATTTGCTGCAAAATATTTTGGAAAATACTCATAACGGATTGCACCCCCACCAAAATTTACTATGCTATTACTATCAACTACTTCGGATGTTAGATATCCATGAATATAATTAAAATCAAACCACTTTATTGGATTTAAATGAAGCTTTAATTGAGGAAAAGAAGGAGTACGTCCCGAAAAAATATTTGAACCATTATAATTATTTCCCCATAAAAGATGATCTTTTACAAAACCTACACTTCCCCATGCCCATGAATAATTCAGTCCTCCTCTCATATCACTGTAGTACTTTCCACCTTTATTATCCTCACCCTGTCTTTGTGAAAGCAATGTTGTTTTCATAAATGGTGTGCTAACTTCATTATCTCTAAAACTTACATAAAATCCCCAGTTATCTCCAAGATAAGCATAAGCTTCTGCCCCGCTCCACTGGTGATAAACAAAATCATTTTTATTTTTATAATACTCAAAACCACCAATTGGATTTACCCACATTGTAAATACAGAATCTTTGTGATAAAACATATCAGCTCTTCTTTCATGCTCATTTTTAATTCTCCTTATTCTTTTAATCAGATTATCTTGCTCAAATTTATTACTTAATTCTTTGTAATAATCTTTCAAATAAAAATCAAGTTCTTTTTGTTGCCTCTTGTTCAATATGCTTTTGTAAGAAGATGCTTTTAATAGTTTCTCAGCAATGTAAACACGTGAATATGGTTTGATTGCAGAGTTTATTTCAATTATTTGCATTGAAGCAAGTTCGTCTAAAAATATATAGATGTTTTTATAATTATGATGCACAGGAACAACCTGTGATGAAACATAAAGAGTAAATACTCCAAATAAAAATGTTAAAAGAATTCTTTTCAAAATAGTGTTATTAAAGGTGGGTTCTATAAATACATTTCTTTTAAGAAACAAAGATAATGAATAAGATGCAAGGCACAAATTTTTCTGAATAGCCGTCCGCGTGTCGCTGAAAGCTTTAGCGGAGGCACAAGCTATTGAGCAAAATTTTAACGCAGTCAGATTGTTTATTATCTTTGTTCCCAAAGGGTTTTCAGAGTTTTTCATATACTTCTTTAAAATTTTTAACATTATCCCGATAGTGCTTCAAAATTTTTCATTGTCTATAAAAAACTCTGAAAATCTTAATGCGAATGTATTTATAGAACCCACCTTAAGCATTAATTTACAAAATCAAAGGTACGAAATTATTATAAACTCAGTTAGGTTTAAAGGATGAGAAGTTGAACAGAAAAGTGGTTTAAGTCTTGTGTCTTTCCCTGAAATAGGTTGTCCATAAAATTATTTATTTTCATAGCAACTTTCTTTTACTCACCCTCCTGTCCCTCTCTGCAAGCAAAGAGGGATGATACATTTGATTAAATTTCAACAATAATTTTTGAAAATCAATTTTGTAAAAAAACCTAATACACACAATACTGTAAAAATTTTAACTTTACCGCTTACCTCCTATAATAGTCGGCAGTCAAAAACAGTCTCCAGTCAACAGTCGGCAGTCAAATTCCGAATAAACATAAAGAAGTACTTAAAGTGCCTAGAGTGCCTAAAGTACTTAAAGTTATGTGTTACGAATAAACAGATCCTCCTTCGCTAAAGCTACGGAGGAGAATCTAAACAGATAAACAATTCACCAAATAAACAATTCTTACAACAACAACCCATAAAGTCGTCATTGTGAGGGAGGTACGACCGAGACAATCTCGGGCTTTTTAGCAGAAGTAGTAAAAACAGTCCTCAGTCAGCAGTAGGCAGTCTCCAGCCAGCAGTCAAATTCCAAATAAACAAATCAACAGATAAACAAATAAACAATTCTTTCATCAGATTGCCATCCCGCAAATGCGGGATACCTCCTTCGCAATGACGTTATCTTGGAGCTTTCAAATAAAAAAGTCGGCAGTCTCCAGTTGGTAGCCAAATTACTAATCCTAAAACCTCCAATGTAATAATTTGAGTTTTTACCTTAAATTTTCTCCTCAAGGAGAAAAAACAAAAGAGGTAAAAAAGAAAAAAAACTAAAATTATGGAATCGCTAAAAAATATAAAGTTGAAATTGAACATTTATTTTCATAGCAACTTTCTTTTACTCACCCTCCTGTCCCTCTCTGCAAGCAAAGAGGGATGATACATTTGATTAAATTTCAACAATAATTTTTGAAAATCAATTTTGTAAAAAAACCTAATACACACAATACTGTAAAAATTTTAACTTTCCCGCTTACCTCCTTCTTTATTTATAGAGAAGGCAGGGATGAGTTTATAAAATAAAAAGTTAAAAAATTCGCTATTTCCAGCACCCAAACAAACAATTAAAAAAAAGATTAATTAGTAAATTATAATAAAAAAAAATAAATATATTTAGCCCCAAAAAAAATATTGTTTTTAACTTATTAAACCTTTTTAAGTTCACAAAATATGAGAGTTTCCAGAATAAAAAAACAATTTAAAGAAAAAGAAGAAGCCGAATTGAATGTTGATTTGGATTTATTAAATCCAATAATTCAAAAATACAAAAACAAAAAAGGCAATCTTATTCCAATACTCCAACAAACACAAAGCGTTTTTGGTTACATTCCTGCAGATGCATTTTCTAAAATCTCATTAGAAACAGGACTTAATTTAAGCGATATGTATGGAGTTGCTACTTTCTATTCACAATTTCGTCTCAAACCTGTGGGCAAACACATCGTTAAAATATGCCACGGAACAGCATGTCATGTTCAAAATGCAACTGCAATATCAACTGCATTGGAAGAAACATTAAAAATCAATGACGGAGAAACAACAAAAGACGGTTTATTTACTTTAGAGTCAGTAGCATGTCTCGGTTGTTGTTCTCTTGCACCTGTTCTAATGATCGGAGATGAAACATACGGAAAATTAACACCCAAAAGTGCATCAAAAATTATTAAAGATATTAGAAGAAAAGAAAATAATTAGCAGTAATAATTATGGAAAAAATAAAAGTTATAGTAGGTCTTGGTAGCTGTGGCATTGCTGCTGGAGCAAATAAAGTTTTTGACAAAATTGAAAAATTAAAAGCCGATAAAAATCTTGATTTTGAACTTAAAAAAACAAGTTGTATCGGAATGTGTTATCGAGAACCATTAGTAGAAATAGTAGATGAAAATGGCTCATATACTTATGGTGAAATTGATGAAGACAAAGCTTGTGAAATTATTGAAAGCCATGTTGGAAATAACAGTGTAATTAAAGATTATGTTGTTACTACAGACAAGTTTGAAACCATTGACAACAAATATTTTGAAGGTCAAGTAAAAATTGCACTTCGTCATTGTGGATTAATTGACCCTGAAAACATTGATGAATATGAAGCACAAGAAGGATACGAAGGAATAAAAAAGATTGCAAATAACAATATTTCAGCTACTGATGTTATTCAAACAATCCTTGATTCAGGAATAAGAGGAAGAGGAGGCGGAGGATTTTCTACAGGTTTAAAATGGAAATTTGCTAATAACAACAAATCTGATGAAAAGTTTATAATTTGTAATGCTGACGAAGGAGACCCCGGTGCATTCATGGATAGGTCGGTTCTTGAAGGAGACCCTCATGCAGTTCTTGAAGGGATGATAATCGGAGCTTATGCAATAGAAGCACATCAAGGAATTATTTATTGCCGTGCTGAATATCCCTTGGCTATAATACGATTAAATATTGCAATTGATCAAGCACGAGAGAAAGGTTATTTAGGTAAAAATATTTTTGGGATAAAAGGTTTTGACTTTGATATTTTTGTAAAAGAAGGAGCAGGAGCTTTTGTGTGTGGCGAAGAAACAGCACTTATTGCATCTGTTGAAGGAGAAAGAGGAATGCCAAGAAAAAGACCTCCTTTCCCTGCAGAATCAGGTCTATGGCAACAACCGACTAATATTAATAATGTAGAAACATTTTCAAATATTCCTTGGATAGTTCATCACGGAGCAAAAGAATACTCAAAATATGGAACTGAAAAAAGTAAAGGTACAAAAGTATTTGCTCTTACAGGAAAAATAAATCACGGTGGGCTTGTGGAAGTACCAATGGGTACAACAATTAAAGAAATAATTTACGACCTTGGCGGTGGAATTCAAGATGGCAAAAAATTTAAAGCTGTTCAACTTGGCGGACCTTCAGGAGGTTGTATTCCTGCAAATCTTATTGATACAAAAGTTGACTATGAATCTGTAAATGCTACTGGAGCCATCATGGGTTCAGGCGGTATGGTTGTTATGGACGAAACAACTTGCATGGTGGATATTGCACGTTTCTTCCTTGATTTTACTCAAAAAGAATCATGTGGTAAATGTACTTTTTGCCGAATTGGAACAAAAAGAATGCTTGAAATTCTTACAAGAATTACCGAAGGAGAAGGTAAAGATGGAGATATTGAAAAGCTTGAAGAACTTGCTTATAAAATAAAAGACAGTTCATTGTGCGGTTTAGGACAAACAGCTCCTAACCCTGTTCTTACAACTATTAAATATTTTAGGTCAGAATACGAAGCACATATTTACGATAAAAAATGTCCTGCAGGAAGTTGTACTAGATTATTAACTTATGAAGTTATTGACAAGAATTGTACAGGATGTACCGTATGTGCCATAAATTGCCCTGTAGATGCAATTGAAGGAGAAAGAAAAGGAATACATCATATTGACCAAGATATTTGTATTAAATGTGGTGTTTGTTATACCAAATGTAAATTTGATGCTATAAAAGTTTCATAATTAATTTAAAAACTTAATATTAAAATGAGTAATAAAATAGATATTTTTCTAAACGATAACAAAGTAACAGGATACATAGGTGAAAGTATTCTGGATGTTGCAACTCGTAATAACATTAAAATTCCAACACTTTGTCATGACCCGAGATTAAAACCATATTCATCTTGCTATGTTTGTATTGTAGAAGTTGATGGTATGCGTGGACTTCAACCCTCCTGCTCTACAAAAATTTCTGAGGGTATGAAAATAAAAACAGACACACAAAAAGTATATGAAGGAAGAAAGGCATCACTAGATTTGTTACTAAGTAATCACTATGCCGATTGCATTGCTCCTTGCAAAGATACTTGCCCTGCCGGTGTTGATGTTCAAGGTTATATTTCACTTATTGATAAAGGAATGTATCATGAAGCAGTTGCATTAATTAAAGAAACAAATCCATTACCTGCAATTTGCGGTAGAGTATGTGTTCGCCCTTGTGAAGCAGCATGTCGTAGAAATCTTCTTGATGAAAAAGCTCCGGTTGGAATTGATTACATGAAACGTTTTGTTTCCGATTTTGACCTTAATTCAGCAAATCATTTTAAACCAAAAGTAGAAAAATCTACAGGGAAAAAAGTAGCAATCATTGGTGGAGGTCCCGGTGGTTTATCAGTTGCTTATTTTCTCCAGCAAAAAGGACATCAATGTGATATTTTTGAAGCAGCACCTCATCCAGGTGGTTGGTTACGATACGGTATTCCTGAATACAGATTACCTAATGACATTCTTGATGCAGAAATAAAAACAATTACAGAACTCGGAACAAATATTTATTGCAACAAAGAATTTGGTAAAGATATTAGTTATAAAGAAATTCAAAAAGATTATGACTCATGCATTTTAACAATAGGCTCACAACATGGTACTTTGGTAGGATGCGAAGGAGAT is part of the Bacteroidota bacterium genome and encodes:
- a CDS encoding NADH-quinone oxidoreductase subunit NuoF, translated to MEKIKVIVGLGSCGIAAGANKVFDKIEKLKADKNLDFELKKTSCIGMCYREPLVEIVDENGSYTYGEIDEDKACEIIESHVGNNSVIKDYVVTTDKFETIDNKYFEGQVKIALRHCGLIDPENIDEYEAQEGYEGIKKIANNNISATDVIQTILDSGIRGRGGGGFSTGLKWKFANNNKSDEKFIICNADEGDPGAFMDRSVLEGDPHAVLEGMIIGAYAIEAHQGIIYCRAEYPLAIIRLNIAIDQAREKGYLGKNIFGIKGFDFDIFVKEGAGAFVCGEETALIASVEGERGMPRKRPPFPAESGLWQQPTNINNVETFSNIPWIVHHGAKEYSKYGTEKSKGTKVFALTGKINHGGLVEVPMGTTIKEIIYDLGGGIQDGKKFKAVQLGGPSGGCIPANLIDTKVDYESVNATGAIMGSGGMVVMDETTCMVDIARFFLDFTQKESCGKCTFCRIGTKRMLEILTRITEGEGKDGDIEKLEELAYKIKDSSLCGLGQTAPNPVLTTIKYFRSEYEAHIYDKKCPAGSCTRLLTYEVIDKNCTGCTVCAINCPVDAIEGERKGIHHIDQDICIKCGVCYTKCKFDAIKVS
- the nuoE gene encoding NADH-quinone oxidoreductase subunit NuoE, producing the protein MRVSRIKKQFKEKEEAELNVDLDLLNPIIQKYKNKKGNLIPILQQTQSVFGYIPADAFSKISLETGLNLSDMYGVATFYSQFRLKPVGKHIVKICHGTACHVQNATAISTALEETLKINDGETTKDGLFTLESVACLGCCSLAPVLMIGDETYGKLTPKSASKIIKDIRRKENN
- a CDS encoding adenosine kinase; this encodes MKQVLGMGNALVDIMTKIESDDVLDKFSLPKGSMQLVDLENRNTVLEGTSNFERQQSSGGSASNTIHGLAKLGIKTSYIGKIGNDSFGEFFHQDILNSGIEPRLLKGDAETGLAIALVSPDSERTFATFLGAAIELSHNDLYSSLFSGNDYFHIEGYLVQNHELLKKAVQLAKENGLKISLDLASYNVVEDNLEFLKEIISNYVDIVFANEEEAKAFTGFEPEEALNEISKVCEIAIVKIGKNGSLIKKGNEKHKVGIIDVNPIDTTGAGDLYASGFLYGLIKKFPLDKCGHIGSILSGRVIEVIGAKLDNNIWTEIKKELDTF